The Stigmatella aurantiaca genome segment TGGGGCACGTTGAGGAAGGTGATGGCGTGGCCGGTGGCGGGCGCGTCCAGGACGATGGTCTCGAAGCGGTCGGTGCCGTCCGGGCGCTTCTCCTGCAGGTGGTAGAGAATCTTGCCGAGCAGCACCAGCTCCTGCAGCGAGGGGATGAAGCGCAGGAAGTAGCGCACCAGGCGGTTCTCGAAGACGGTCTTGTAGAGCGTCTCGAAGCGCAGCGTCATCAGCGCGTACTCGCGCATGGCCTCCTGGGGCCGCACGTCCACGGCCCAGAGGTTCTCCTCCAGGAGGCGGATCTCCGGGCCCGCGGGGGGCACCTCCAGGAAGCGGCTCACGCGCTCCTGGGTGTTCACCTCGCACACGAGGGTGCGGCGCCCGGCACGGGCAGAGCGCAAGGCGAGCGCGGCGGCGACGGTGCTCTTGCCCACTCCCCCCTTGCCGGAGACGATCCACAGGCGTTTGTCGAGCAGGCCGGCCATAGACGAGCTTTCCACCGTAAGGACGGTGATGCGGCCTGTCAACGCGGCCGTCACCCGGTGTGGAGCTTGCTTGACACGCCGCGTTGCCCCCCCTCACAGTGCGTGATTTCTCTTCGGCCTCTGGTGCCCTCCTGGCCCCGGACGCGAGGAATCCCTACGGCCATGCTCAAGAACAACCCGGTGATGAAGAAGCTGGTGGAGACGGGCGAGGAGCGCATCGGCAAGATTGCCCAGCAGCTCCTGTCCAACGAGAAGTTCGTCGCCACGGTGCAGACGCTCGTGTCGCGCTCGCTGGCGGCCAAGGGCACCCTGGACACGGCGCTGCGCACGGCCCTGTCCGCGATGAACCTGCCGTCCACGGAGGACCTGGAGCAGCTGCGCACCCGGGTGGATGACCTGGAGAAGCTGCTCACCTCGGTGGAGGGCAAGCTCGACACGCTGGTGAGCGAGCGCAAGAAGTAGCCTCGCAGCAGCAGCCCCCCCCGCGCAGCCCCCAGGAGCGGCAAGCCATGCGGCGTATCGCGTTCATCAATGAGAAGGGCGGCACCGGCAAGACGACGCTCGCGGTGAACACCGCCGCGTGGCTGGCCCAGGAGGCGGGGCTGCGGGTGCGCCTGGTGGACATGGACACCCAGGGGCACGCGGGCAAGTCGCTGGGCGTGGACGTGCGCACGCTGCCGCGCAACGTCTTCCACCTGCTCACCGACAGCGCCGTGCGCCTGGAGGACGTGGTGCAGCCCTCCGCCGTCGAGCGGCTGAGCGTGCTGCCCGCCTACAAGGAGATGGCGGACTTTCCCGTCGCGGTGGCCTCGGATGCGCGCCGCTCGCGCCGGCTCGCCGACCGGCTCGCCCTGGCGGAGGCCGCGGGCTACGAGGCCATCGTCTTCGATGCGCCGCCGTCCATGGGGCTCACCACGCGCAACATCCTGGTGGCCTCCACGGAGGTGGTCATCCCCGTGGCGCTCACGTACCTGTCGCTGGATGGGTGCGCGGAGCTGGTGGAGACGGTCCGCAAGGTGGGGCAGGAGGAGTCCTGCCCGGAGCTGCGCGTCACCAAGGTGGTGCCCACGCTCTACCGCAAGACGGCGCTGGCGGACGCCATCCTGGAGCGGCTGAAAACCTATTTTCCGGACGCGCTGGCCGCCACGCCCCTGGGCATCAACGTGAAGATTGATGAGGCCCAGAGCCACGGGCAGACCATCTGGGAGTACTCCCCCCGGAGCAAGGGCGCGGAGATGCTCGCCGCCATCGCGCAGGAGATTCACGATGCGGCCGCCCCCGGGAAGGACAAGGGACGGCCGCCGCGCGTGGCCTGAGGGCGCTCAGGACTTCGGGCGCTTCTCGATGTCGTCGAGCTTCTTCTCGAGATCATCGAGCCGCTGGAGCAGCGCCTGCATGTCGCGGCCGAGCGCCGGCAGGTTGCCCGCGAGGTTCTCGACGACCTGCTTGACGCGCTCGTCGATCTTCCGCTGCCAGTCCTCGACGGCGCGCTGGCTGGCCTTGAGCAGCTCCGCGGGGCTGATGGCCGACGTGGGGCCCCCGGCGCCCTCTGGCTCGGCGGGCACCTCGGTGGCTTCGCCCGGGGCGGCCTCGTCGCGCTTGTCGTCGCGGCCCAGCAGCTTGTCCAGGCGGGACTCGGCGCCCTCGCGGATGGATGCCACGCGGGACTCGGCCTCCTCGCGGATGGAGGCCACGCGGGGGGACACCTCCTTCTGGATGAAGCCCGAGATGGACTCGCCGGGGTGGCGGATGATTTCCCGGAGCACCGCGAGGGGCATCTGGTTCTTCTTCTTCTCCTCCTCGAAGATGATCTGGGCGAGCGTCACGGAGGTGAGGTCCTCCTTTGTGCGGTTATCGACAATCCGCACCTCGACGCCGTCCTTGATCATCGCGGCGATCTCATCGAGCGTCACGTACCGGCTCTCGACGGTGTCGTAGAGCTTCCGGTTCGTGTACCGCTTGATGACCTTCGGCTCCTTGCTCGGAGTGCTGGCTTGCTGCTCTGCTTCGCTCATGTTCGGTTCTCCGCCCACGTCCGAAAGCGTTGCGCGTGAAGCGTCGGAAAAAGCAGCCCCTCGTGTAGTGGAGAGGGATGGGGAGAGCAAGCGGGCGCGGTTGCTTGCTCGCAGTGACGGGGCTGGCAGCCTATACTGCCGAACCTGACCGATGATCGTCCAGTGCGAGCAGTGCCAGACGCGATTCAAGATCCCCGACGAGAAGGTGACGGAGAAGGGGGTCAAGGTCCGCTGCACGAAGTGCCAGCATACGTTCCGAGTCTCCCGCGCTCCGGCGGGAGCTACCCCCGGTGCGTCCGCTCCTCCCGTCCCCGGGCCCGCGGACGGGGGATTCGACCCCTTCGAGCGCTTCGGGACCGCCCCCGACCCCAAGCCCGGCCATAGCACCCGGCCCGGCTTCTTCGCCGAGGGGGTGGAGGCCAGCCGCCAGGCGCCCGCGGCCCCCGCGGCGAGGCTGCCGCCGAGCCCATGGAACGCCATGGACTCGGGCTCGGAGGAGGAAATCCACCACGAGACGACCCGCGTCCTGCCCATCCAGGTCCCGCCCGAGGCCCGGCCGCCGGTTCCGGCCCTCCCGCCGCTTCCCGTGGCGTCCGCGCCTGCGCCGGGGCGGCCCGTGGCCCCGGCCGGGTCGGCCGTGACCGCACGCGCCCCGACGAGCCCCCCCCTTCCGAAGGCCCCTGCCGCGGGGACCCGGGGTTCTGCGGTGGGCCTGCCCGCGGTGGCCAAGCCGGCGCCCAAGCCCGCCGTGCCCTCGCCCGCGGTGCCCCCCGCGGCGGACCTGTTCGCCGAGTTCTTCGCGAACCCGGGGGCGGGCCCTGCCGCGCCCCTTCCCGAGCTTCCCCCGGATGCGCCCGCCGCGCTGCCCCCCATTCCCGCGCCACAGGCCCGGGCCGGGGGGCCGGGCGGGATGAATGCCTCGTTCGGCTTCGGGGACAAGGGCTCCTTTGGCTCCATCGATACGGACCTGAGCGAGCCGGCTCCGGACCTGGGGCCTCCGCCGGAGTTCGATGCCGGGCCCTTCTCGGCCCCGGCGCCCGTCCCGGTGGCGGCGCCTCCTCCCAAGCCCGCGTCCCCCCCCGTGGCGGCCCGCCGTCCCTCGACGGTCGGGATGGCTGCCGTCCCGGCGGGGCGCCCCGCGCCGGTGCCCTCCGCCCCCGCGGCGGCCGCGCGGCCCACGCCGTTCCAGGTGCCCACCAGCTCTGCGGCCGCCCCCGTGGCCCGGCCGGCCCCCGTGGCCCCTCCGGTGGCGGCGCCCGCCCCGGTGGCACCCGTGTCCTCGATGCCGTTCATGGACGAGGACCCCTTCGGTTCGTCCGACGCGGACCTGGGCGGGCCGTCGGGGCTCTCCGCGGCACCAGAGCCTGTCCCGGCCCCCGAGGCGGCGCCCGCGCCCACCTCCTTCGCCTTCGCGGAGGATGACCCGTTCGGCTCGGTGGGCGGAGACCTGAGCGCGCCTTCGCAGGATGAGCTCTCCGCGCCCGTGCCCGCCGCCCTGATGGGCCGCTCGGGCCACAGCGTCGCGCCCCAGGCCCCGCCCGCCGCGGCCCGGCCTGCCCCGGCGCTCGCGCCCCAGTCGTCCGCGCCCGCGGACTTCGACGAGTTCGCCAGCCCGTTCGGGGCCGCGGAGAGCCCCGCGGCGCCTGCCCCCGCGTTCGCGGCTCCGGGTCCCATGGAGTTCGGGATGATGGGGGGCGATGAGCTGGGCGGTGACCCGGCGCAGTCCGAGGCGCCCTCCATTCCGTTCCAGGATCCGTTCGCCCAGGCGGCGGCGGCCCCCGCCGCCCCGTTCCAGGATCCGTTCGCCCAGGCGGCGGCGGCCGCCGCCCCCGCCGCCCCGTTCCAGGATCCGTTCGCCCAGGCGGCGGAGGCCCGGTTCGCTCCGACGGAGACGGGCCGGCAGATGCTGGGCTCGGCGGACCCGTCGCAGGGCTATCTCACCGAGACCAACAAGAACCCCTTCATCAGCCCCACGGACACGGGGCGCTCGCGGCTCGACCTGCCGCCGCACGGCGAAGAGGTTCCAGGCCTGGAGAGCGGAAGCGCCCAGACCCCCAGCCCGCTGCTGGATGTTCCGTCCCATCAGGACCTGCCGGCGGCCCCGGCGGCCTCTCCCGCACCGAACCTGGCGGCCCCCGCCATCGCCCGCCCCGCGGGCCGGCCCGCGGACATGGGCATCCCCGAGCGGCGCAAGCCGAGCGCCGCGCAGCAGGTGACCGGGCAGGTGGCCTACCTCACCATCGCCGCGGGGTTGCTGCTGGCCCTCACCGCGGTGGGCAGCGTGTACCTCAAGGAGGGCCGGGTGGATGCTTCGGCCCTGTCTCCCTCGACCCTGCTGGCGCTGGTGACGCCCAGCGACTTCGTGGCGCACAACGTCTCGAACGGCCTCTACGACACGCGCGGGGGCGGGGCGGTCTTCTACGTCCGCGGGGACGTGGAGAACCGCTCCTCCAAGCCCGTGCGCATCCGGGTCCGCGCCGCGCTGTACGACGGGGGCCAGCGGGTGAAGGCCACCGAGGGGCTCGCGGGCAAGGTCCCCAACCCCGAGGAGCTCTACGCCGTCACCAACGAGGAGACCTCGGCGCAGCTGCGCACGCAGCTCGACGGCGGGGCCACCACGATTGCCCCGGGCGCGCGCGCTCCGTTCGCGGTGCTCTTCCACGACTTTCCGCAAGAACTCGGCCAGCTCCGGCTCGAAGTGAAGATGGAGGCGGTGCCCGAGGAGAGCGGCAAGCCCTAGCGAGACGCACGCCATGCCCACCCGGGAACAGGCCAAGAACCTCGCGCTGCGGCTGCACGGCCTGAGCGGCAGCGCGGAGATTCTCCGCAAGGCGGTGGCGCGCGAGCTCGCCCGGCATGATCCGCTCGATGCCAACGAGTTCGTCGGCCACCTCATCGCCCTGGCCCGCTCGGGCTGGGAGCCCGCCACCCACGTGCTCGCGGCCGTCACGGCGGCCCTGGGCATGGAGGCGGCGCAGATTCCCTACGCGGACTCGCTGCGGCGGCTCGCGGAGGTGCAGTCCCTGGAGACGGTGGCGGACCTCTTCGCCGAGGGCCCCGCGCGCAAGCAGTTCGATGCGCGCGCGGCGGCCAAGTCGGACGCGAAGGTGTTTACCCAGTCGCTGGGACACCTCAAGCAGCAGGCCCGCCTCACGAGGGACCCCGACCTGCTCGCCCGGCTGGTGACGGCGAGCAACGCCTCCGTGGTGAGCAACGCCCTGCTCAACCCCCGCCTCACCGAGCCGCTCGTGGTGCGCATGGCGGCGCGCCGCCCGGCCCGGCCCGAGCCCCTGGTGGAAATCTGGAAGTCCCCGCGCTGGTCCGCCCGCCACCTGGTGCGCCGCGCGCTCGTCTTCAACCCCTACCTGCCGCCCGAGGTGGGGGCCAAGATCGTCCCCCTGCTCAACGCGACGGACCTGGCCGAGCTGGCGCACGACACCTCGGTGCACCCGTCCCTGCGCGAGCAGGCCGCGCGCCTCTTGGAAGAGGGCGTGGGCAAAGGGCAGGGCGGCCTGGGGGCCTAGTTCTTCTTGGGGTCGGTGGTGTAGTCCGCGTCGATGGTGCCGCGGCGCGAGGGGGGCAGGGGCTTCACGTCCACGAAGTCCTCGCCCTTGGAGGCCTTGCGGAACGAGTAGACGAACTTGCCCATGGCGTTGCCCAGCTGGCCCATGCGCGAGGCGGAGAACACCACCATCAGCACAAACCCAAGGACGATGAATTCTCCAAGGCCCAGCCCCATGCACCTCACAGTGCAGCAAACCCCGGGGCGAGGCAAGCCAACTGTCCGTGGGGGACAGGGGGCGGAGTTCCTTCACCCCCCGGCGCGGTTCTGACGCAGACTGCCGGGCATGCTCCTGCTTGCCCACCGAGGCGCCAGCGCCGACGCTCCCGAGAACACCCTGGAGGCCTTCGCCGAGGCGGTGAAACAGGGCGCGGACGGGGTGGAGCTGGATGCCATGGTGTGCGGCTCCGGCGAGGTGGTGGTCTGCCACGATGAGCGGCTGGACCGGCTGGCCCGGCTGCCCTGGGAGGTGCGCACCACGCCCTACTGGAAGCTCCGGCGGGCGGATGTGGGCAGCCCCCTGGGCTTCGCCCCCGCGCGGATTCCCCTCCTGGAGGAGGTGGTGGCGGCGCTGCCCTCGCACTTCCTCATCAACATCGAGCTCAAGTGCGACCGCTTCAACGACGGGGGGCTCGCGGACAAGGTGGCGGAGCTCATCACCCGGGACGGGCTGGCCGGACGGGTGGTGGTCTCCAGCTTCAACCCCTGGTGCCTGTTCCGGTTCGCCG includes the following:
- a CDS encoding ArsA family ATPase, whose protein sequence is MAGLLDKRLWIVSGKGGVGKSTVAAALALRSARAGRRTLVCEVNTQERVSRFLEVPPAGPEIRLLEENLWAVDVRPQEAMREYALMTLRFETLYKTVFENRLVRYFLRFIPSLQELVLLGKILYHLQEKRPDGTDRFETIVLDAPATGHAITFLNVPQVLLRTVPPGPMAREALKMRDLLVDPAITAAVLVALPEELPVNEALELHAALRDKVHIRTHAAVLNSVFAERFTDGDLQALAGYPELYTLAKTQHDRAGLAVLAGTKLERNLHVPVYPVPRLFVPAFGRAAIEEIMRHLEPLVVGTP
- a CDS encoding ParA family protein gives rise to the protein MRRIAFINEKGGTGKTTLAVNTAAWLAQEAGLRVRLVDMDTQGHAGKSLGVDVRTLPRNVFHLLTDSAVRLEDVVQPSAVERLSVLPAYKEMADFPVAVASDARRSRRLADRLALAEAAGYEAIVFDAPPSMGLTTRNILVASTEVVIPVALTYLSLDGCAELVETVRKVGQEESCPELRVTKVVPTLYRKTALADAILERLKTYFPDALAATPLGINVKIDEAQSHGQTIWEYSPRSKGAEMLAAIAQEIHDAAAPGKDKGRPPRVA
- a CDS encoding polyhydroxyalkanoate synthesis regulator DNA-binding domain-containing protein — translated: MSEAEQQASTPSKEPKVIKRYTNRKLYDTVESRYVTLDEIAAMIKDGVEVRIVDNRTKEDLTSVTLAQIIFEEEKKKNQMPLAVLREIIRHPGESISGFIQKEVSPRVASIREEAESRVASIREGAESRLDKLLGRDDKRDEAAPGEATEVPAEPEGAGGPTSAISPAELLKASQRAVEDWQRKIDERVKQVVENLAGNLPALGRDMQALLQRLDDLEKKLDDIEKRPKS
- a CDS encoding zinc-ribbon domain-containing protein yields the protein MIVQCEQCQTRFKIPDEKVTEKGVKVRCTKCQHTFRVSRAPAGATPGASAPPVPGPADGGFDPFERFGTAPDPKPGHSTRPGFFAEGVEASRQAPAAPAARLPPSPWNAMDSGSEEEIHHETTRVLPIQVPPEARPPVPALPPLPVASAPAPGRPVAPAGSAVTARAPTSPPLPKAPAAGTRGSAVGLPAVAKPAPKPAVPSPAVPPAADLFAEFFANPGAGPAAPLPELPPDAPAALPPIPAPQARAGGPGGMNASFGFGDKGSFGSIDTDLSEPAPDLGPPPEFDAGPFSAPAPVPVAAPPPKPASPPVAARRPSTVGMAAVPAGRPAPVPSAPAAAARPTPFQVPTSSAAAPVARPAPVAPPVAAPAPVAPVSSMPFMDEDPFGSSDADLGGPSGLSAAPEPVPAPEAAPAPTSFAFAEDDPFGSVGGDLSAPSQDELSAPVPAALMGRSGHSVAPQAPPAAARPAPALAPQSSAPADFDEFASPFGAAESPAAPAPAFAAPGPMEFGMMGGDELGGDPAQSEAPSIPFQDPFAQAAAAPAAPFQDPFAQAAAAAAPAAPFQDPFAQAAEARFAPTETGRQMLGSADPSQGYLTETNKNPFISPTDTGRSRLDLPPHGEEVPGLESGSAQTPSPLLDVPSHQDLPAAPAASPAPNLAAPAIARPAGRPADMGIPERRKPSAAQQVTGQVAYLTIAAGLLLALTAVGSVYLKEGRVDASALSPSTLLALVTPSDFVAHNVSNGLYDTRGGGAVFYVRGDVENRSSKPVRIRVRAALYDGGQRVKATEGLAGKVPNPEELYAVTNEETSAQLRTQLDGGATTIAPGARAPFAVLFHDFPQELGQLRLEVKMEAVPEESGKP
- a CDS encoding twin-arginine translocase TatA/TatE family subunit codes for the protein MGLGLGEFIVLGFVLMVVFSASRMGQLGNAMGKFVYSFRKASKGEDFVDVKPLPPSRRGTIDADYTTDPKKN
- a CDS encoding glycerophosphodiester phosphodiesterase, which encodes MLLLAHRGASADAPENTLEAFAEAVKQGADGVELDAMVCGSGEVVVCHDERLDRLARLPWEVRTTPYWKLRRADVGSPLGFAPARIPLLEEVVAALPSHFLINIELKCDRFNDGGLADKVAELITRDGLAGRVVVSSFNPWCLFRFAAAAPSLRRGFLIDPDKPWSPQAYLMNPLVSSHSVHPFHEACTPERVAAWKAAGLRVAVWTVDDPGRARALEAMGVSYLITNRPRGVREGLKRAA